The uncultured Desulfatiglans sp. DNA window CAAGCCCTTGGTCCCGCAGGCATTTCACCACCTTTGGCGAGATGTTTTCGTCTGTAAGGATTTGGATGGAGTCGAGCTTCATGGTGCGGCCGTCTCCAGCGCCACATAGATCTCATTTTTGCAGGAACGTGCGGCATACCGAAGGCATGCCTGAATATCCTCTCTTGTCAGGTGGGGGTAGTCTTCAAGGATGTCTTTCTCCGACACATCGGAGGCCAGCAGATCGAGAATGAACTCTACCGAGATACGCGTTCCTCGTATAATCGGTTTTCCCCCCAGTATCTTCGGGTTGGCTGTGATGCGCTCGATCATGGGACGCCTCCTCTTCATGGTTCCTGAAAGCCGGTCAATCGCGATTTGCCTTCTTCAACACCGGCTGCCGGAATTGCTTTTGTCGTTTGGCCATCATACACCAAATCAACGCACATGTTCATCCCGATTCCGCCTCAATGAAACAGCCGCCCCTGGGTCATTCGGGAGACATCGTAGGCTGCGGATGGTTCGGATACCCGCGCCGATCCGTCCCCCTGAATCTCGGCCAGAAGGGCACGATAATCGGCCCGTTCCAGCGACTCCCGAAAGAGAGTGTGCCAGGGGCCGTCCGGGCTGGCTGGCTCCA harbors:
- a CDS encoding hypothetical protein (Evidence 5 : Unknown function) — translated: MMRLLALEPASPDGPWHTLFRESLERADYRALLAEIQGDGSARVSEPSAAYDVSRMTQGRLFH
- a CDS encoding conserved hypothetical protein (Evidence 4 : Unknown function but conserved in other organisms) — encoded protein: MIERITANPKILGGKPIIRGTRISVEFILDLLASDVSEKDILEDYPHLTREDIQACLRYAARSCKNEIYVALETAAP